The nucleotide sequence ACGGACAGAATCTGCAGACTGGCTTTCTACGAAATCTTCTCTAGCAATATCTCCATCAACATTTTGTTTGCCAgcctgcaacaaaacaaaagaacatataacaacatcatttttaaggttttacatTCTGTttcaaaagggttttaaaaggtttaagtCACTATGGTTGCCCTTTAATCAGTGTTATGCTGTAAATCCGttaaaaacactttttaaacagaaaaacttttaaaatagataCTGACCTCTTCATTTATAACCTCTTCATTTCTATTCtgtccatcttcatcttcgtgagactgcaaagggaaaagaaaaaaaaaaacctcagtTTAAAGAGTTTAGTGTCGAATATATGCGAAAAGGTGCGATCTTGTAATCTTACTCCTTTATCCTTATCTTTCCCTGATGTGGTTTTGACAGCTTCTTCAATGGCTTCTAGTCTTTTGTTGAAGTCATCTAACATAAAGAGGATTATGTCAAGTTTTTCTGAATCTGAcaaatttttctccattttctcttgtttctcaaaGTCTGGCAATTTTTCCCCCATTTTGTCACCCAACTCTCCCAAAGCACAGTAAATATCAACTAATCTTGTAgaccattcttctttcttcaacctATAGCCTTTCATAACCAAGCCAataacttcttcaaaatcattgtcATCTTTATCAACCAAATGCTTATATTCTTGTGGATCTCCAATTATTGTTTTGACTTCaacctacaaaaataatcaaaatccatcaaaacaaaactcatcaaatatagataaccaatgaataatcaaaactacacttttaatagaattcaaaacttacaCAAGTTGCTGTCTTAATAGcttcaacaacatcatcaaaccTTGCATAACGACTTGATTGCCAATTGAGAATCAGTGGATAGAATGTTCTTGAAAAATTACATCTTATCGCAAATTTATCACCAAAAATTGGAACAGCACTCAAGGCCCATATATATAATGCCATGGGAAATCCCTTGACACTATACTGACCTTTGAACCAAGTATTTTTATCGAATTTCTGAATGCATGTGGCGAGAATGTTATACGCTTCCTTGCCCCATGGTTGGGCTGTATACATCTCGAAATCTGATGCATGCTTCAGCCTAGACAGAGGTATCTTCTCTGTTGAATTTGGTGTCATCAAAATACCTTCTGTTAATACCACTGCAGCGAGGCATTCCTTTTCCTTGTCATCCAAAGGTTCTTCACCCTCTTCTGGTTCATTAAATAGTCGATATTGAAGTTGAGTTAAAGTGTAATCTCCTCTCACCGCCCAAGAATATGGTTCACTAATTGGATCTTTTCCGTTATTCCTTGGTTCTCTATGAATAGGTTCGCATTGAATccctatgtttaataaaacaatgatgTTAGTTTGTTCAAACTTTGCCTAATATAAACTGttctaaaacccttttaaatcccttttaaaactcttttaaaactcttaaaaggttttaaaagagttttaaaagggtttaaaaacttctaaaacaggaaaaacccttttacaatagttttaaaaggttttaaaaaggttaaaaacccttttaaaacccttttaaaaccattttaaaacccttttaaaacccttttaaaaaccttttaaaactattgtaaaacccttttaaaaccatttaagagttttaaaagagtttcaaaagagttttaagagggttttaaaagggttttaaaacatttaaaacggGAAAAACCCTTTAcaatagagttttaaaagggttttaaaagagtttaaaagagttttaaaaggtttttaaaagggttttaaaaggtttttaaaaccattGCAAACACTTTATAATTACCTGTTGTAAGGAAGAACTCTCTCATGGAAAACCGAAGAGGTTGCATGTCGACTGTAAACCATAAGTTTCTCCCTCTTGTCTTCAGCCTTCTCAGCATCAAGTAGTGGAATATTTTCCCAGAAAATCCAATGTCTCTGGCAGAAAGATTGATGATGTGCCCAAGGAAGGAAGATTGAAGCTTCGTGAAAGATGCTTTTCCTAATGTATGTTTAACTTTGGCAACTAGGCTTAAGTCCGAATGTTGACATATGTTTGCTCCAACAATTGGTTCTAAACCCATACCATATGTTGGTTCTGGTAGTGCAAGGGGTTCAAAATCAGTTGATGCCATCTGTTAAAGAAACACACTTAATTAGACTTTTCAACggatttacaagagttttaaaagggtttttaaaaatcaacatcACACGTTATCGATCTGAAGTCATCTTATCAACACACTTTATCGACATAATTCAACTACGACCGATCTAAAAATTGATATCAAATGGTTTAACAGGGACTTTCAAAAAGTGTTTtacaagagataacaaaaatccaaatttacaagactttactaatttcaaatccatatcaaacacaattatcgATCTGAATGCATCAGATCTGAATCTGGATCGATatcaaagaaactgaagaggcttttaaaaactgttttaaaagaacataaatccaaatttaaaagagtttacatattccaaatcgatatcaaagaaatctaaaagCCCTAAATTTAAAAAAGCGATAGTCCAAATTGATAaacccagaaagaaaaaaagaaagaatgaaccTGCCTGCGATAGAACCAGAATCAATGTCGGGAATTACGTATACGAGAGACGAAAGCGCAGAATCGCCGCGAAGAAGGATCGAGATTAGCCGCGAAGAAGAATCGTGAATCGCCGCGCAGAATCGCCGATGAACGAAGGAGAGAGAATCGTCGGTTGAGGAAGGAGAGAAGCACGGCGAAGTGGAgagaaaattaggttttcttcattaagggtaaaaaagtctttttcaccaaaaaaaggGGTACCCTTAAAAATGGACCCTTCCCAAgggcatttttaaaaagtggaaGGGAAAAATGGGCATTTTTgcttttcccccttttttttttccacaatcactttttgttttacatatttttaaaaattaatttggttgTTTTGCTGCATGTCAAGTTTTTATTGGTACAGTGACttgtgttttataaaataaaggatgattataaaattaaatattataaaaaaactatatataaattaaatataaatatcataagatttagggagattctcaaaaatagcaccaaaataagtttttgttccaaacttagcacaacatctttaaaattccaaaaatagcactaattaatcttttaaaattaaatcctaaattcaaaatactaaaccctacctctcaaaactataccctaaatgtgaaattgagaacccaaacataaaataacaaattctaaaaattaattttaaatattttaatatgttaaatagtgctatttttggaaatttatggaatgtgtgctatagttgtccataaaactttatttagtgctattttagggtatttctctaagAATTTATCCTTTAGAaacctaattaaaaaattgtaaaatatctttttacttgAGTTGAGTAAataacatcatcatctttaCGTCCTAGGGTTGTGGATCATCACCACGCGATTTACCACCAGCCGCCATGGAAGATTCACAACCTTCTCGTTCAAGTAACCTAGATCACGCCAGAAACTCCACAACAGACATTCCCCTTGATCTCACCATCGAGATACTCTCTAGACTTCCGGCAAAATCTCTCATCCGATTTCAATGTGTGTCGAAGCTGTGGTTCTCAATCATCCGCAGTAAAGATTTCACCGACTCGTTCCTGACTCGTTCAAAGACTCAGCCTCGTCTCCTCTTCACCTTCAATCACTTAAAGTTATGGGAATGTTTCATCTTCTCAGCTCCTGAACACAACAACAAGGACTACGACGATAAAGCCTCCACGGTGGTTGGCAGACACGACATGACGATGTCGGCCGATCACGCCTACTCCATCGCATCTCGCCCCGTGAACGGTTTCTTCTGCGGCAGGCATGGTGATAATTCGATTGCGGTTTGTAATCCCACCACTAGACAAATAGTGAAATTGCCTGATGTTGTATCCAACGGAAGACAAGTGAACGCACGTCTCGGGTACGATCCGGTTCAAGACCAATACAAAGTGTTGTGTGTGATGATGTTTTATCGTTATCTCGACCATGGAAGAGATATAAAACAGGAACATTTCGTTTTCACGGTAAGCTCTCCACAAAAAGAGTGGAGAAAGATTGAAATCCCCCAAGGTGTCACTTATGACATGGTATATGGAGGGATATGCATCGATGGTGCTATATACTATGGTGTTGGAGACTCAGGAATAGTTAGGTTCGATGTTAGATCTGAGAAGCTGGTACTAATTCAAGCACCCGAAAAATCACATATCACGACAACAAACTCTTCCACTCTTTTAAACTACAATGGAAAATTGGGCCGTGTAGATTATAGTTACGACGATGAGATGGTGTTGTGGATtttagaagatgatgagaaacaAGAATGGTCGGAAACTAGGCGTGCCCTACCTTCTGAGTGGTATGATTTACTTTTTGCATAAAATTTCAGGTGGTATTAATTTTGGACTTTCTTACATAAGTAGTTTAGGGAGAtgccaacaacaacatcaaagcCCGGGAGAACAAACCCGGGTTACACGAgggaaccaaaaaaagaaaagatagatTAAGGGTAAGAAGAGCGAAACCAGAGCATGAGCAGATCTTGGAACTTCGGAGAGCGATTCCTAGCCAGGCAAGTGTTGCGGATCCTTCTATCAAGCTTTGGGAAGAGAGCTTCGACTGGAGTACGTGTGCTGGTGAAAATCCGAGCGTTCCGTTCCTGCCAAAGAGTATACACCACCGCCTGAGCAGCCAGTAGTTTAAGAGTAACCAGTTTTGGTTCAATGTTGACGGATCCTAGCCAGGTAAGGAAAGAATCCCAGGTAGTGAAACCCATGAATGGGAGAGATACATACCGGTGAGATTATTATGACTGATCCACGGTTAAAGTCATCTGAACCGTTTAGTGTTTACTATTACGATTTTAATAGAGAGAGTATAAGAAGCGTGGAGGTCGAAGGAATTGCGGATGATAAATTTAGACgtgttcatggatttggtgtGTAATCTcgtaatagttttttttgttttccaggCTATGTTGAGAACATTAGGTTCTTGTGAGTGAGGACTTATTTCTGTATACAATTTTACTTAGAAAGCTTTCATTATTTCCTTTAGCTTTGTGTGTTTCATGGAAGCAGTAATATTTGTGAGATGGCCTTATAATTGATATAAACGTAATTGCTTAAGTCAATAGTGTTTGGTGGTTGATCCGCTATTACAAATGGTTGGAACCAATCCAGTAAATTAGATGAAAGTATATAGCATCATAagtatatagtattaaaaaagaagagtttACCCTCTGGCTCTCGTGGTGGTGGGTAACACGTTATCCTCCATGTCAGCAAAATACTCAAAAGCAAGCAAATTATACATGGCCATCTCCACtccctccttctccttctcctcctcctccccctccTCCTTTTCAAGAATTTTATAAACAAGCTTGAGGTAATCATCAAAAACGGCCTCCGTATTCGTCCTCAGGTTTTGGAAAGGTATCAACATTCTCGAATTTTGTACAGGACATTTTTTcaatcagaaagaaaagaaaaaaaaaacacaaagaaacattaCGAATTCACTCTTGGATTTTTCAGGTTAGTTGTttccattcatattttttagattttttttactattcagTTGTATTGAAACTTGTTAATAGTTAGTTATTCACAATGGTAATGAAAACTTACGAATTCACTCTTGGACTTTTCAGAACTAAAGTGATGGCACTAAAGCAATCAAGCCTGGTTTTGTGGTTCTTCCAAACTTTCATTTCTTGTATTATAATTAAGGTACATTCCTCTTTGTTCATAAGTTTGGGCTAGGTCGTTAAACAGATAACTGAACGAATCTTTGGCATGCatgcatacatacatacatacatacatacatacatacatacatacatacatacatacataatgcattcatacatacatgcatgccttgatacatacatacatacatacatacatacatatacatacatacatacataaataaCACAATCCTTCAGACACAACACATTCATACataacacatacatacataatatACATTGCACACATACATACATTGGTCTCACTTGTAGCCATTCATAATTCATTACTCCCCTGTTTCTTTGATTCGTTGACTTAATTGACTACTGGATTTGTCAAATTCTTTGTTTACTTACTTGGTTGCTTAATTTCTGCATTCATTGTTTNtttttttttttttttttttttttttttttttttttttttttttttatagttcttCCTTGTTTGTTACATCCATAATTTATACgataaactagattttaacccgcggtataccgcggacatataatttttattataatttatatttatgttttatctatttgttaaatattggatgttttgtaaatagaaaaataactaaattttccaaTTGTTGTGCagataaatgtttatattatttttttaacccgcaatacagttcatgaccatttgtttgttatatttagtttgttttgtttagtgtttgagattctattttgatttttagttattataacaaaaaataagagatctaaatacataataagtaatttatatattgtgattaagtcacatttttcctaatgatttaaatattttacataatcttagttaaatgaacttgattttatgtcaaatattctaatattagtagtgttgataaataattaaatgaggatttaacccgtgctaacacaaattaaataatattttattaattccaatatgtcttctttataactcatctactttataaccacattatatagtattttaaatttttttaattttacatattcgtaataattaattttttattaagtttatatatgttaattataatatttaaataaatgtcaatcgaagtttttcttacgttaagaatcaaacctcacaagttttggaaaacaaaatgaaaatcaaattgttgttttctttgtttgcgaaaaattcatatatagaaaatcttcaaaacacaacaaaatgtgtggctaaatatatgatagtttctattttcATATTGATTGCTGTCATTTATTTAGTTggaattaaatgtaaaatatttaggaaacaaaaccTGTAATAAagttagttttggaaattttttaggcactaatgttgtaaataattttttaaataaacaaaactaaaagggcataacacaaaatgtacttcaaaaatgttaatataaatgtGTAAAAGTAAGAACATATGCAAATATTCATATTTGGATATCCATATATACTTCATCTTCATCTGGTTGAAAACAAGAAGATCAACGAGCCACTTCATCTgtaagttattattttattgatctCATGGTTATTCCTAATGCACAAGACAATTTGTTAATCGTACTGACTTGGTGGGCCATCTTGTATAGATTTGCACTAATGGTACACTATTTAACTGTATAACCGTTTTGGATTTTGCAAACATATTTTAGGAAAAACTTCAGAGCATCGTAATTCGATAAAAAGCATATTGGAGTCTTGGTGGTgctacattcaaaaaaaaaaaaaagagtcttgGTGGTGAACTTATTAAGCAGCACCCAACCGCACCTCTCCGATCAACCTATCCAACATGACTTTGATATCTGTTTGAGGTATTTGAATTTGGTCTCTAGTAATATGTCGTTTCAATGGACTTAAATCTATGTAATTTgtcatttatgtttttttttgtatctttaaacctgtgtattttggatttttggaaataaaactCTATGGTGTTAATAAGATTAATGGCTTTTAAATTATTagcaaattaatttaatttcccaatagttttttttagtacatttttttaCTTAGCCACTGTTTTGTTGTGGCCAATTTGTGAAAAATAGTTACAGATTATTTGTAGCTAAGTTGTGGATACTATAGCCATTAACTTACTCGTAGCCAATTTGTAGATTTGTGGATTTAAGCTAAATCTACGATCAGATTTGTAACATTCGTGGCTAATGGTTACGAATTATTTTGTGGTTAAACTTTGGTTATTATAGACACAAACAGTTTTGTGGTGATTTCGTGGCTATTAGCTACAAACTCTGTTATGGCTACGTCGTGGCAATGTAACCATGGATAGCCACAAAATTCAATTAGTTACAACGCTATAGccacaatttttttgttgtgtctTTCCATTGCTATAGGCAATATAACCACAAGATTTGGAGCATAGCtgcaaaaaaatttatgtttttagacagtttttcttgtagtgtattatgttctcaaaataaaataaaaatacataatataatgtCGAGTAAGTTTCAAACATCTTAATGCTCATTTCAGGTCTATCTAAATGGTTCTCTGACATAATTATCATACGCCAAGCAGGTAAATGGACAAAGCAAATAACTGAAGATCACTCACCGTTTCTTAATTTGACTCCTTCTCCCAAAGTATGTTTCTccaattgttttagtttttgccTAATCTTTCGATTTTTGTATTATAGTTTGCACTTTACGGTAACTTTACTATGGTATTTTTAATCCTTACTGTTCAGATTGGTCATGCATACGCACATGAGAAAAATGGTGGAGACAATGAGAATTTACATCGGTACTTTACTATGGTATTTTTTAATCCTaactaaaaatttcagaatctttgtttttattttatttttcctaaggTTGATTGTTGACCTCTGCTATAACCGTGATAGGTCGTTGGTAGCTTGGATGGAGAGAAAACCTCAAATTACTGTTAAAGGCGTAGCTCGTTTGACAAGTGAGTTCTCCGACCTCATAGCTATTGTACagttttctttcttcaacaTAGAAACTACAACTTTATGTTGCTGCGAGTTAGCCATTTGTCCCACTTGTTTATCAATGAGAATCAATGAACTGTTTTCCTTTCtataacaagcaagaaaagtTAGACTTGTTGAAGGTGTATGTTGAAATCCTGCTAGTAAACATCGCAAACATACATACTagttgtaaatatatatatatattagaaaatagtCCACGCGATGCGTGGgttatgtatgcattattaatttgaaataaaggATGAAGATTCTATTTAATTCTATATGAAATGTACATGTAActgttactatatatattgaaaaataatttttataatattatggtttaactacaatatttttatagatatttgtTATATGATGCAATTCATAAAAGAATCATTTTGATAGAGAAAAAAGTACACACAgtattgttgaaaatatttaaataatatgttattataataatatgaccattgttttagttaccgcaaaattaatttaatttggcatttttgttaagtaattaagataaaattatatttatttacagttttttttttttttggaaaaactgataagtagtctaaaaataaaattgtaagaccttactatataattactttgatagataatctaatgttgttctatatattaattttactttcataatctaaaagtaatacttaacaacaaataattttaaaagaaatacctTCTCTTGTAATCCATTTTAAATaatatccttatatatatacaaaataactaaattttaaaccctaaactccaaatactaaacatattaaacattaTTATACTAAATATTATCTCTCAATCACTCTTGAATTAATTTGCCtcaactttttatgttttgtgaatgatttcataaataaaacatttaacttTTATAGATTTTATACTATGGAGTATTGATGTACCATTTTTCCATTGCTTGCTTTTTTTTACAATTCACTTTACCTTTgtataataaacttttattttgttcgGTCCAAACGTTTGAAGTCCCTTTGATATGCCTCCATCTTCGTGGATAGTGATTCTCCACAATCTAGCCAATAttgtaatatgaaacaaaatcccttttatccaacaaaatgaaaatgttgccACAAATCATATTCCAGCCTTCTTTCCATTGGATTTCTTTTTATCAACATATAATCGACAAGACCTGATTCATATCCAGTCCCTACTAAGAGAGATAACACGACTTAGTGGAATCGAGCTCCTGTGGGATCGGTCGCAGAAATGTTACTGTAAGCACTTGACTAAAAACACTTCccatcatttaaaatttttaaaattatatgggactgtattaaattgttatattagacaatactccctctgttccaaattaatccatattttaggattttcaaacatattaaaatcCGAATTTACTTGCATTATTTTTGTGATTAATGAATTTCAACCAATAAtattcagttctttttttttaatttacaatttgtcattaattacttattaaaaatatctagaaaacctaaaaattgttttttttgtgcaacatttgtttttctctagaaAATAGATTAATAAGGAATGGATGGAATAGATTATAGTGAGGAAAATATATTGTGActattataatatacatattatttgatggctttaaaacataatataaatttgtggtCTAAGGTTGTTTAGTCTGCTTGTCCTCCAGAACTGGTCTGGCTCCAATCTCGATAAGAtgttaaaacaaacacataaacctAAAATAAAGACGTTTAACTAATTCTCAGGAAAGTTAAAATAAtgtctacatatataaaaaccaagggtaaatttttattaaaa is from Camelina sativa cultivar DH55 chromosome 20, Cs, whole genome shotgun sequence and encodes:
- the LOC104772469 gene encoding putative F-box protein At1g47800, which encodes MEDSQPSRSSNLDHARNSTTDIPLDLTIEILSRLPAKSLIRFQCVSKLWFSIIRSKDFTDSFLTRSKTQPRLLFTFNHLKLWECFIFSAPEHNNKDYDDKASTVVGRHDMTMSADHAYSIASRPVNGFFCGRHGDNSIAVCNPTTRQIVKLPDEHFVFTVSSPQKEWRKIEIPQGVTYDMVYGGICIDGAIYYGVGDSGIVRFDVRSEKLVLIQAPEKSHITTTNSSTLLNYNGKLGRVDYSYDDEMVLWILEDDEKQEWSETRRALPSEWYDLLFA
- the LOC104772468 gene encoding uncharacterized protein LOC104772468, with product MASTDFEPLALPEPTYGMGLEPIVGANICQHSDLSLVAKVKHTLGKASFTKLQSSFLGHIINLSARDIGFSGKIFHYLMLRRLKTRGRNLWFTVDMQPLRFSMREFFLTTGIQCEPIHREPRNNGKDPISEPYSWAVRGDYTLTQLQYRLFNEPEEGEEPLDDKEKECLAAVVLTEGILMTPNSTEKIPLSRLKHASDFEMYTAQPWGKEAYNILATCIQKFDKNTWFKGQYSVKGFPMALYIWALSAVPIFGDKFAIRCNFSRTFYPLILNWQSSRYARFDDVVEAIKTATCVEVKTIIGDPQEYKHLVDKDDNDFEEVIGLVMKGYRLKKEEWSTRLVDIYCALGELGDKMGEKLPDFEKQEKMEKNLSDSEKLDIILFMLDDFNKRLEAIEEAVKTTSGKDKDKGSHEDEDGQNRNEEVINEEAGKQNVDGDIAREDFVESQSADSVRPSNTQDGSYAADDENTQKTGGDDGNYFEETPKDKSPSPRPSTPKFDLLSEEDEDSGKDKSIDKEKGASSKKRVLRERKQVNH